One Mercenaria mercenaria strain notata chromosome 12, MADL_Memer_1, whole genome shotgun sequence DNA segment encodes these proteins:
- the LOC123533346 gene encoding putative cuticle collagen 145: MGGSLPSASGQKGSNSSGLPHQMGGSLLSASGQEGANSPGLPHKMGGSLPSASAQEGNNSPVLPHQMGESLPSASGHEGTNSPGLPHQIGGSLPSASGQEGANSPGLPHQIGGSLPSASGQEGANSSGLPHQIGGSLLSASGLEGANAPG, from the coding sequence ATGGGTGGGTCACTTCCATCTGCATCTGGTCAGAAAGGGTCAAATTCATCTGGTTTGCCACACCAGATGGGCGGGTCACTTCTGTCTGCGTCTGGTCAGGAAGGGGCCAATTCACCTGGTTTGCCACACAAGATGGGCGGGTCACTTCCGTCTGCATCTGCTCAGGAAGGGAATAATTCACCTGTTTTGCCACATCAGATGGGTGAGTCACTTCCATCTGCATCTGGTCATGAAGGGACAAATTCACCTGGTTTGCCACATCAGATTGGTGGGTCACTTCCATCTGCATCTGGTCAGGAAGGGGCCAATTCACCTGGTTTGCCACACCAGATTGGCGGGTCACTTCCATCTGCATCTGGTCAGGAAGGGGCCAACTCCTCTGGTTTGCCACATCAGATTGGCGGGTCACTTCTGTCTGCGTCTGGTTTGGAAGGGGCCAATGCACCAGGCTAA